The following are encoded in a window of Ricinus communis isolate WT05 ecotype wild-type chromosome 4, ASM1957865v1, whole genome shotgun sequence genomic DNA:
- the LOC8266383 gene encoding CBBY-like protein codes for MASNSISLSLATFSISSSPSFSSSQKNTPISILKSCKSKLSSTLFGTKVCVDKTKASKAINKRSTTSTGFTCLASALPSALLFDCDGVLVDTEKDGHRISFNDTFNERELGVTWDVDLYGELLKIGGGKERMTAYFNKTGWPEKAPKNEEERKEFIASLHKRKTELFMALIEKKLLPLRPGVAKLIDQALGKGVKVAVCSTSNEKAVSAIVSCLLGPERAEKIKIFAGDVVPRKKPDPAIYTLAANTLAVDPSSCVVVEDSAIGLAAAKAAGMKCIVTKSGYTADEDFLNADAVFDCIGDPPEECFDLAFCGSLLEKQYVS; via the exons ATGGCATCTAATAGCATCTCTCTTTCCTTAGCTACATTTTCGATTTCTTCTTCACCATCTTTTTCCTCATCTCAAAAAAATACTCCCATTAGTATCCTTAAATCCTGCAAAAGCAAATTGTCATCTACATTGTTTGGTACAAAAGTATGTGTGGACAAGACAAAAGCATCAAAAGCAATCAACAAGAGAAGCACTACGTCTACTGGTTTCACTTGCTTAGCTTCTGCTCTCCCATCAGCTCTTTTATTCGACTGTGATGGTGTGCTTGTTGATACTGAGAAAGATGGCCATAGGATTTCTTTTAATGATACTTTCAACGAA AGAGAATTGGGGGTCACTTGGGATGTGGATTTGTATGGCGAATTGCTCAAAATTGGTGGCGGAAAAGAAAG GATGACAGCCTACTTTAACAAGACTGGTTGGCCAGAGAAGGCTCCGAAGAATGAAGAAGAACGAAAAGAATTCATAGCTTCGCTTCATAAGAGGAAGACCGAGTTGTTCATGGCCCTTATTGAGAAGAAATTGTTACCTCTTCGACCAGGCGTTGCAAA GCTGATAGATCAAGCTTTGGGAAAAGGAGTCAAAGTTGCAGTCTGCAGTACATCCAATGAGAAGGCG GTCTCTGCAATAGTTTCATGTTTGCTAGGACCTGAGAGAGCAGAGAAGATCAAGATATTTGCAGGAGATGTGGTTCCCCGTAAAAAGCCTGATCCG GCCATTTACACACTAGCAGCCAACACTCTGGCTGTTGATCCTTCAAG TTGTGTAGTGGTAGAGGACAGCGCAATAGGTCTTGCAGCCGCCAAAGCTGCTGGAATGAAGTGCATAGTAACAAAGAGTGG TTACACAGCAGACGAGGACTTCTTAAATGCAGATGCAGTATTTGATTGCATTGGAGATCCTCCAGAAGAGTGTTTTGACTTGGCATTCTGTGGAAGCCTTCTTGAAAAGCAGTATGTCAGCTAG
- the LOC8266386 gene encoding probable UDP-N-acetylglucosamine--peptide N-acetylglucosaminyltransferase SPINDLY: MSEPESQSQAAATPIKTELNAMETSLDDSSKAAQPPKLVVLADLNANPPETDTNDSVNLSVPDLSRLTNDESQDKSSVACKEGDTVEFEGKKLNKLGKCRSRNSKLDASLDYGPDIDADQPGQGPISSREEKVSSLKTGLVHVAKKMPKNAHAHFILGLMYQRLGQPQKAVFAYEKAEEILLRSEAEVARPEFLSLVQIHHAQCILLENSSDNSLDKELEAEELEEVLSRMKESMQSDVRQAAVWNTLGLILLKSGRLQSAISVWSSLLAMDTSNYDCLGNLGIAYLQSGDLELSAKCFQELILKDQNHPAAFVNYAALLLCKYGSVVAGPGANAGEGASVYWAEPVHVAMECLLAGLKVDPKAAHLWANLANAYYLTGDYRSSSKCLEKSAKLEPNCMCTRYAVAVQRIKDAERSQDPNEQLSWAGNEMASILREGESVPIEFPIAWAGLAMVHKAQHEIAAAFETERNELADVEERALYSLKQAIAEDPDDGVQWHQLGMHCLCSRQFETAQKYLKVAVTHFKECSYAWSNLGVSLQLSEESSRAEDVYKQALACEASEQAHTIFSNLGNLYRQQKQYERAKAMFTKSLELRPGYAPAYNNLGLVFVAESQWEEAKFCFDKALQADPLLDAAKSNMIKAMTMCRLHAG, from the exons ATGTCTGAACCGGAGTCTCAATCTCAGGCCGCAGCAACACCTATTAAAACTGAACTCAACGCTATGGAGACCTCCTTGGATGACTCCTCTAAGGCGGCTCAACCTCCCAAGCTCGTCGTTTTGGCAGACCTTAACGCCAATCCTCCTGAAACAGACACTAACGATTCTGTTAACCTCTCAGTTCCAGACCTCAGCAG GTTGACAAATGATGAAAGTCAAGATAAAAGTAGCGTCGCGTGTAAAGAAGGGGACACAGTGGAATTTGAAGGTAAAAAATTGAACAAATTAGGGAAATGTCGTTCGAGAAATAGCAAATTAGATGCTTCTCTTGATTATGGACCTGACATTGACGCTGATCAGCCTGGTCAAGGTCCTATCTCTTCCCGTGAAGAAAAAGTCAGCAGTCTTAAAACT GGTTTGGTGCATGTTGCAAAGAAGATGCCTAAAAATGCTCATGCGCATTTTATTCTTGGTCTAATGTATCAAAGGTTGGGTCAACCTCAAAAG GCAGTTTTTGCTTATGAGAAGGCAGAAGAGATATTGCTGCGCAGTGAGGCTGAGGTTGCTAGACCGGAGTTCCTGTCACTAGTTCAAATTCACCATGCTCAG TGTATTCTCCTTGAAAATTCTTCTGATAATAGTTTGGATAAAGAACTTGAAGCTGAAGAGCTTGAAGAAGTCCTTTCTCGAATGAAGGAATCAATGCAATCAGATGTAAGACAAGCAGCTGTCTGGAACACACTGGGCTTGATACTTCTCAAATCAGGTCGTTTGCAG AGTGCCATTTCAGTTTGGTCTTCATTGTTGGCAATGGATACTAGCAACTATGATTGCCTTGGAAACCTGGGGATTGCGTACCTTCAGAG TGGAGATTTGGAGCTTTCAGCAAAATGTTTTCAAGAGTTGATCCTTAAAGATCAAAATCATCCTGCTGCCTTTGTCAACTATGCTGCCCTTCTTCTTTGTAAATATGGGTCAGTTGTTGCAG GTCCTGGGGCAAATGCTGGTGAAGGTGCTTCTGTATACTGGGCTGAACCTGTCCATGTTGCAATGGAATGTCTACTAGCTGGACTGAAAGTGGATCCTAAAGCAGCACATTTATGGGCAAATCTTGCTAATGCATATTACTTGACTGGTGACTACAGAAGTTCCAGCAAGTGCTTGGAGAAG TCAGCTAAATTGGAGCCCAACTGTATGTGTACTAGATATGCTGTGGCAGTCCAACGAATCAAGGATGCAGAAAGGTCTCAAGATCCCAATGAACAGCTTTCCTGGGCTGGAAATGAAATGGCTTCCATTTTGAGAGAAGGAGAATCTGTTCCTATCGAATTTCCTATTGCATGGGCAGGACTTGCCATGGTTCACAAAGCCCAGCATGAGATTGCAGCAGCATTTGAAACTGAACGAAATGAGTTGGCGGATGTAGAAGAGCGTGCTCTCTACAGTTTAAAGCAG GCAATAGCGGAGGACCCGGATGATGGAGTGCAGTGGCACCAGCTCGGCATGCATTGTCTCTGTTCCCGACAATTTGAAACAGCACAGAAGTATCTCAAAGTTGCAGTTACTCATTTTAAAGAGTGCAGCTATGCGTGGTCAAATCTTG GTGTCTCGCTTCAATTATCAGAGGAATCATCACGAGCTGAAGATGTATATAAACAGGCTTTGGCTTGTGAGGCATCTGAACAAGCACATACAATATTTTCTAACCTTGGAAATCTCTATCGCCAGCAAAAACAATATGAACGTGCTAAGGCAATGTTTACAAAGTCTCTGGAACTCCGGCCTGGCTATGCTCCTGCATATAACAATCTTGGTCTCGTGTTTGTAGCAGAAAGTCAATGGGAGGAGGCCAAGTTCTGTTTTGATAAAGCTCTCCAGGCAGACCCATTACTGGATGCAGCCAAATCCAACATGATAAAAGCAATGACCATGTGTAGATTGCATGCAGGCTAG
- the LOC8266381 gene encoding DNA-(apurinic or apyrimidinic site) endonuclease, giving the protein MKRFFKPIEKEGSAKKPALAQEDSEGKIGENGDNNTTNKQPLKFITWNANSLLLRAKNDWPEFTKFVSTLDPDVIAIQEVRMPAAGSKGAPKNPGELKDDTSSSREEKQILMRALSSPPFGSYKIWWSLADSKYAGTALLVKKRFHNIKVSFSLDKSASKHEPDGRVILAEFESFRLLNTYAPNNGWKEEETSFQRRRKWDKRMLEFVVQLSDKPLIWCGDLNVSHEEIDVSHPEFFIAAKQNGYVPPNKEDCGQPGFTLNERKRFGSILREGKLIDAYRFLHKEKDMERGFSWSGNPIGKYRGKRMRIDYFIVSEKLKGRIISCEMHGQGIELQGFYGSDHCPVSLELVPTTCDSRES; this is encoded by the exons ATGAAGCGGTTTTTCAAGCCAATAGAGAAAGAAGGGTCAGCAAAGAAGCCAGCACTCGCACAAGAAGACAGTGAAGGAAAGATAGGAGAGAACGGTGACAATAACACGACCAACAAGCAGCCCTTGAAGTTTATAACCTGGAATGCGAATAGTTTGCTTCTCCGAGCTAAGAATGACTGGCCTGAATTCACTAAATTTGTCTCGACCCTTGATCCTGATGTCATTGCCATACAG GAGGTAAGGATGCCTGCTGCTGGCTCAAAGGGTGCACCTAAAAACCCAGGAGAGTTGAAAGATGACACGAGCTCTTCCCGTGAGGAAAAGCAG ATATTGATGCGTGCTCTTTCCAGTCCACCATTTGGAAGTTACAAAATTTGGTGGTCCCTTGCAGATTCAAAGTATGCAGGGACCGCATTGTTAGTAAAGAAACGTTTCCATAATATAAAGGTCTCTTTCTCTCTCGACAAATCAG CTTCAAAGCATGAACCAGATGGCCGGGTTATTTTAGCTGAATTTGAGTCATTTCGTTTATTGAATACATATGCGCCAAACAATGGGTGGAAAGAGGAGGAGACCTCATTTCAGAGGAGAAGAAAATGGGACAAAAGGATGTTGGAGTTTGTCGTGCAATTGTCAGATAAGCCTCTTATATGGTGTGGTGATCTGAATGTTAG CCATGAGGAGATCGATGTGAGCCATCCTGAATTTTTCATTGCAGCAAAGCAAAATGGTTATGTTCCTCCAAATAAAGAG GACTGTGGGCAGCCGGGCTTTACCTTAAATGAAAGGAAACGCTTTGGTAGCATTCTGAGAGA GGGAAAGCTAATAGATGCATATAGATTTTTGCACAAGGAGAAGGACATGGAGCGTGGCTTTTCATGGTCTGGAAACCCTATTGGAAA GTATCGAGGGAAAAGGATGCGGATTGATTATTTCATAGTCTCGGAGAAACTTAAAGGGAGGATTATTTCGTGTGAGATGCATGGACAAGGAATTGAGTTGCAAg GTTTCTATGGAAGCGATCACTGCCCAGTTTCTCTTGAGCTTGTGCCGACTACTTGTGATTCCCGGGAGAGTTAA
- the LOC8266384 gene encoding uncharacterized protein LOC8266384, translated as MMMMINTPISKLPLILKPFLLSLILSISALIFIASLTPHHRKVNIITETPHQLSSATNTSSTSGLRIRPGYSSYNAYIQHQLNKTLNPKLRQIWKTRDWDRKVNVFAQFFSSLKERNLLSDSSKALSIGARVGQEVEALRRIGVADSIGIDLVPSPPLVIKGDFHAQPFKNETFDFEFSNVFDHALYPWKFVGEIERTLKPGGVCVIHVALSRRADKYSANDLYSVGPLTDLFKESELVDVKKVDGFGLDTEVVFRKKRINGFD; from the coding sequence atgatgatgatgataaacACACCCATCTCAAAACTCCCTCTAATCCTCAAACCTTTCCTTCTTTCTCTCATCCTCTCCATTTCAGCCCTCATTTTCATAGCCTCCCTAACCCCGCATCACCGTAAAGTAAACATCATCACCGAAACACCACATCAACTCTCCAGCGCCACCAACACTTCCTCCACCTCCGGTCTCCGTATTCGACCCGGTTACTCCTCCTACAATGCATACATCCAACACCAGCTCAATAAGACCCTTAACCCAAAACTCCGTCAGATTTGGAAAACTCGCGACTGGGACCGCAAAGTTAATGTCTTTGCTcaattcttctcttctttaaAGGAAAGAAACCTCTTGTCCGACTCTTCCAAAGCCTTATCCATTGGAGCTCGTGTCGGCCAAGAAGTGGAGGCGCTTCGCCGTATCGGAGTCGCAGACTCCATCGGAATAGACTTGGTGCCGTCTCCGCCACTTGTTATTAAGGGAGACTTCCATGCACAGCCGTTCAAGAATGAAACTTTCGATTTTGAGTTCTCTAACGTGTTTGATCATGCTCTGTACCCGTGGAAATTTGTTGGGGAGATCGAACGAACGTTGAAGCCTGGTGGAGTTTGTGTTATACACGTGGCATTATCTCGGCGGGCTGATAAGTATTCGGCGAATGATTTGTACAGTGTGGGGCCATTAACCGATTTGTTTAAAGAATCGGAGCTTGTTGACGTTAAAAAAGTTGATGGGTTTGGCCTCGACACTGAAGTCGTCTttaggaaaaaaagaattaacgGCTTtgattga
- the LOC8266387 gene encoding MA3 DOMAIN-CONTAINING TRANSLATION REGULATORY FACTOR 1, whose protein sequence is MATSEAFLTEEQREMLKLASHNVEILSSSPKNLSSSPKSPSSLLTEHQLRVPAAGKAPNAGIAVRHVRRSHSGKFIRVKKEGGGGKGTWGKLLDTDGESHIDRNDPNYDSGEEPYQLVGATISDPLDEYKKAVVSIIEEYFSTGDVEVAASDLRELGSSQYHPYFIKRLVSMAMDRHDKEKEMASVLLSTLYADVIISSQIRDGFVILLESADDLAVDILDAVDILALFIARAVVDDILPPAFLTRAKKTLPESSKGFQVLQTAEKSYLSAPHHAELVERRWGGSTHITVEEVKKKISDLLREYVENGDAFEACRCIRELGVSFFHHEVVKRAIILAMEIRTAEPLILKLFKEASEEGLISSSQMVKGFARLAESLDDLALDIPSAKALFQSLVPKGISEGWLDASFMKSSSEDGLGQAEDKRLRGYKEEIVTIIHEYFLSDDIPELIRSLEDLGMPEFNPIFLKKLITLAMDRKNREKEMASVLLSALHIEIFSTEDIVNGFVMLLESAEDTALDILDASNELALFLARAVIDDVLAPLNLEEIGSKLPPNCSGTETVYMARSLIAARHAGERILRCWGGGTGWAVEDAKDKIMKLLEEYESGGVVNEACQCIRDLGMPFFNHEVVKKALVMAMEKKNDRMLDLLQACFDEGLITINQMTKGFTRIKDGLDDLALDIPNAKEKFSFYVEYAQRKGWLLASFGSSLAAAT, encoded by the exons ATGGCGACAAGTGAGGCTTTTTTGACGGAAGAGCAAAGGGAAATGCTGAAATTGGCGAGTCACAATGTGGAGATTTTGTCGTCGTCTCCAAAGAATTTGTCATCATCACCAAAATCTCCGTCATCCTTGCTTACTGAGCATCAATTAAGAGTTCCCGCAGCTGGTAAAGCTCCAAATGCTGGGATTGCTGTAAGGCATGTTCGACGGTCGCATTCTGGGAAGTTTATTCGCGTGAAGAAGG AGGGTGGTGGCGGCAAGGGCACGTGGGGGAAATTGCTTGATACTGATGGTGAATCCCATATTGATAGGAATGATCCCAACTATGACAGTGGTGAG GAGCCATATCAGCTTGTTGGGGCAACTATCTCTGACCCTTTAGATGAGTACAAGAAGGCTGTTGTTTCTATAATAGAGGAGTATTTTAGTACTGGTGATGTGGAAGTGGCAGCATCTGACCTCAGGGAACTTGGTTCGAGCCAATATCATCCATACTTTATTAAGAGGCTTGTCTCCATGGCCATGGACAGACATGATAAGGAGAAGGAAATGGCTTCTGTTTTGCTGTCTACACTGTATGCTGATGTCATCATTTCATCTCAAATTAGGGATGGGTTTGTCATACTTCTTGAGTCTGCTGATGATCTTGCTGTGGACATACTGGATGCAGTTGATATCCTTGCTTTATTCATAGCTCGTGCTGTAGTAGATGATATTCTTCCTCCAGCTTTCCTCACTAGAGCAAAGAAGACCCTTCCAGAGTCCTCAAAGGGATTTCAGGTTCTGCAAACTGCTGAGAAGAGCTATCTCTCAGCTCCACACCATGCAGAACTTGTGGAGAGGAGGTGGGGCGGTAGCACTCACATTACTGTTGaggaagtaaagaaaaagatttctGATCTGTTGAGGGAGTATGTGGAGAATGGGGATGCTTTCGAGGCATGCAGGTGCATAAGGGAATTGGGGGTTTCATTCTTTCATCATGAGGTTGTTAAGAGGGCTATAATCCTTGCCATGGAGATACGAACTGCTGAACCACTTATATTAAAGTTGTTCAAGGAAGCTTCTGAGGAAGGTTTGATAAGTTCCAGTCAAATGGTGAAGGGTTTTGCTCGGTTAGCTGAAAGCCTCGATGACCTTGCTCTTGACATTCCTTCTGCAAAAGCTTTGTTCCAATCCCTTGTTCCCAAGGGTATATCTGAGGGATGGCTGGATGCTTCATTCATGAAATCATCCAGCGAAGATGGACTAGGACAAGCTGAAGACAAAAGGTTGAGGGGATACAAGGAGGAGATTGTTACAATAATTCATGAGTATTTTCTGTCAGATGACATTCCTGAACTAATCCGAAGTCTGGAAGATCTTGGCATGCCTGAGTTTAATCcaattttcttgaaaaagCTCATTACCCTTGCTATGGACAGGAAGAATAGGGAGAAAGAAATGGCATCTGTTCTACTTTCAGCACTTCACATTGAGATTTTCTCGACTGAAGATATAGTTAATGGCTTTGTCATGCTCCTGGAATCTGCAGAAGATACAGCACTAGACATTTTGGATGCTTCAAATGAACTTGCTCTTTTTCTGGCTAGGGCTGTGATTGATGATGTCTTGGCTCCATTGAATCTAGAGGAGATAGGCAGCAAACTGCCACCAAATTGCAGTGGGACTGAGACTGTGTATATGGCTCGATCACTTATTGCTGCCCGCCATGCAGGTGAGAGGATCCTGAGATGTTGGGGAGGTGGAACTGGCTGGGCTGTGGAGGATGCAAAGGACAAGATAATGAAGTTACTGGAGGAGTATGAAAGTGGGGGTGTTGTGAATGAGGCTTGCCAATGCATCCGTGATCTAGGAATGCCTTTCTTTAACCATGAGGTGGTGAAGAAGGCATTGGTTATGGCTATGGAAAAGAAGAATGATAGGATGCTTGATCTGCTACAGGCATGTTTTGATGAAGGTCTGATTACTATCAATCAAATGACCAAGGGCTTCACTCGCATCAAGGATGGGCTTGATGATCTCGCACTCGACATTCCAAATGCAAAGGAGAAATTCAGTTTCTATGTGGAGTATGCTCAGAGGAAGGGCTGGCTCCTAGCATCTTTCGGGTCATCTTTGGCTGCAGCTACTTGA